A stretch of Candidatus Sphingomonas phytovorans DNA encodes these proteins:
- the lspA gene encoding signal peptidase II: protein MKKLPVLGLATGAALFVVDQATKYGITDVLGLNESSLGREITSFFTLRFVANRGVSLGLLHADTEAMRWGLVALTAAIAVGVLVWMLREPNRQDQVALGFVLGGAIGNILDRVRYGYVVDFADFHIGAWRPFLVFNVADAAITIGVLILLVRALLVRDKPRAGRDPVENMNA from the coding sequence ATGAAGAAGCTTCCCGTCCTCGGCCTTGCCACCGGCGCTGCCCTGTTCGTCGTCGACCAGGCGACCAAATATGGCATTACCGACGTGCTTGGCCTGAACGAATCCAGCCTGGGGCGGGAGATCACGTCGTTCTTCACCCTGCGCTTCGTCGCCAATCGCGGCGTGTCGCTCGGCCTGCTTCATGCTGATACCGAGGCGATGCGCTGGGGCCTGGTCGCGCTGACCGCGGCGATCGCGGTCGGCGTGCTGGTGTGGATGCTGCGCGAGCCGAACCGGCAGGACCAGGTCGCGCTCGGCTTCGTGCTCGGCGGCGCCATCGGCAATATCCTGGATCGGGTGCGCTACGGCTATGTCGTGGACTTCGCCGATTTCCACATCGGGGCGTGGCGGCCTTTTTTGGTCTTCAATGTCGCCGACGCGGCGATTACGATAGGGGTGCTCATCCTGCTTGTGCGGGCGCTCCTGGTGCGCGACAAGCCACGGGCAGGGCGAGATCCAGTGGAGAATATGAATGCGTAA
- a CDS encoding mechanosensitive ion channel → MKPVAAWLQAQGLATISQTMLVEAAIAGGLVLLALACGVVAGRFLGPAAEREWKQRLGTHAEGVGGRLHRIIRHGTAVLLLAILLNAVPWPPLAGIPIGLALGAAVGLTSVSLLRGLGIPRWMAWTVAAILFVAIFSHAVGGLEPITDTLDRIGFDIGKRRFSLLALIIILVTATALFAAARLVNRATGHWIAGARGMDATQKLLAQKLSAIAVVTLAFFVGIDLLDIDLTAFAVFSGAFGLAVGFGLQKTIGNLIAGIILLMDRSIKPGDVIVVGESFGWVNRIGIRAVSVLTRDGKEHLIPNENLMTNEVENWSYTDRNVRVRIPVTIGYGCDLKLAQELMLRAATESPRVLNSPRSNVWLTAFGGSGVEHEILAWISDPESGVGNVRSDVLNRLWWLFKEHGIQIPYPQRQIHISRDEPPAPPLP, encoded by the coding sequence GTGAAGCCGGTCGCCGCCTGGCTGCAAGCACAGGGGCTGGCGACCATTTCGCAAACCATGCTGGTCGAGGCGGCCATCGCCGGCGGGTTGGTACTTCTAGCGCTCGCATGCGGCGTAGTCGCGGGCCGGTTCCTCGGCCCCGCCGCCGAACGCGAATGGAAACAGCGCCTCGGCACTCATGCCGAAGGCGTCGGGGGCAGGCTGCATCGTATCATCCGGCACGGTACCGCCGTCCTGCTGCTCGCCATCCTCCTCAACGCCGTGCCCTGGCCGCCGCTGGCCGGGATACCGATCGGCCTGGCGCTCGGGGCGGCGGTCGGGCTCACCAGCGTCTCGCTCCTCCGCGGGCTCGGCATTCCGCGCTGGATGGCATGGACGGTCGCCGCGATCCTGTTCGTCGCCATCTTCAGCCATGCGGTGGGCGGGCTTGAGCCGATCACCGATACGCTGGACCGCATCGGCTTCGACATCGGCAAGCGCCGCTTCTCGCTGCTCGCGCTGATCATCATCCTGGTCACGGCGACCGCGCTGTTCGCCGCGGCACGCCTGGTCAATCGCGCGACGGGCCACTGGATTGCCGGCGCGCGCGGGATGGACGCCACGCAGAAGCTGCTGGCGCAGAAGCTTTCCGCCATCGCGGTCGTCACCCTCGCCTTCTTCGTCGGGATCGACCTGCTCGATATCGATCTCACCGCCTTCGCCGTCTTCTCCGGCGCGTTCGGCCTGGCGGTCGGCTTCGGCCTGCAGAAGACGATCGGCAACCTGATTGCCGGGATCATCCTGCTGATGGACCGGTCGATCAAGCCGGGCGACGTGATCGTCGTCGGGGAAAGCTTCGGCTGGGTGAACCGGATCGGCATCCGCGCCGTCTCCGTGCTGACCCGCGACGGCAAGGAGCATCTGATCCCCAACGAGAACCTCATGACCAACGAGGTCGAGAACTGGTCCTATACCGATCGCAACGTGCGGGTGCGGATTCCGGTGACGATTGGCTATGGTTGCGACCTGAAGCTCGCCCAGGAGCTGATGCTGCGCGCCGCGACCGAGAGCCCGCGCGTGCTCAACAGCCCCAGGTCGAACGTCTGGCTGACCGCTTTCGGCGGAAGCGGCGTCGAACATGAGATTCTCGCCTGGATCAGCGATCCGGAAAGCGGGGTCGGCAATGTCCGGTCGGACGTACTCAACCGGCTCTGGTGGCTGTTCAAGGAGCATGGGATCCAGATCCCCTATCCTCAGCGCCAGATCCATATCAGCCGCGACGAGCCCCCCGCACCTCCGTTGCCCTGA
- a CDS encoding TorF family putative porin — translation MRFSMISLSALTLVSATPAFADETAPPPPITINGSATVVTDYRFRGISQTDKNIAVQGGITVSHESGFYVSAWGSSVSGYVTAAGNAAQELDLIAGFKKTWNGTTFDIGALYYVYPKTKLAGSVVSSDFIEPYVSVAHTFGPVTAKATANYAPKQKALSLDQIGPKQDNLYLAGDLSAAIPGTPIGLTGHLGHTFGPSWLSIGKEYTDWGLGATLTYKALTFGVQYVDTDGDFITPTGKNASKAGVVGSIGVSF, via the coding sequence ATGCGCTTTTCCATGATCAGCCTCAGCGCGCTGACGCTCGTCTCCGCCACGCCGGCCTTTGCGGACGAAACCGCGCCGCCGCCGCCGATCACCATCAACGGCAGCGCCACCGTCGTGACCGACTACCGCTTCCGCGGCATCTCGCAGACGGACAAGAACATCGCCGTTCAGGGCGGCATCACGGTCAGTCATGAATCGGGCTTCTATGTCTCCGCATGGGGTTCCTCGGTCAGCGGCTATGTGACCGCAGCGGGCAACGCCGCGCAGGAGCTCGATCTGATCGCCGGCTTCAAGAAGACCTGGAACGGCACAACCTTCGACATCGGCGCGCTCTATTACGTCTATCCGAAGACGAAACTGGCCGGCAGCGTCGTTTCGTCCGACTTCATCGAGCCCTATGTCTCGGTCGCGCACACTTTCGGCCCGGTCACGGCCAAGGCAACGGCGAACTATGCGCCGAAGCAGAAGGCCCTGTCGCTCGACCAGATCGGCCCGAAGCAGGACAATCTCTATCTCGCCGGCGATCTGTCGGCCGCGATCCCCGGCACGCCGATCGGCCTGACCGGCCATCTCGGCCACACCTTCGGTCCGAGCTGGCTGTCGATCGGCAAGGAATATACCGACTGGGGCCTCGGCGCGACGCTGACCTACAAGGCGCTGACCTTCGGCGTGCAATATGTCGATACCGACGGTGACTTCATCACCCCGACCGGCAAGAACGCCAGCAAGGCCGGCGTGGTCGGCTCGATCGGCGTCAGCTTCTGA
- a CDS encoding isoleucine--tRNA ligase — translation MTEASDTQRDYRDTVFLPKTDFPMKAGLAQKEPAILERWAKLGLYDRLREQRKGRERFILHDGPPYANGDIHMGHAMNKVLKDIIVRSQSLLGKDAPYVPGWDCHGLPIEWKVEEAYRAKKLDKDQVPVAQFRAECRAYAEKWVAVQRVQFERLGVMGDWEDPYLTMKFDAEAAIVNELLKFAESGQLYRGAKPVMWSPVEKTALAEAEVEYEDVVSTQIDVAFEITEAPNAPQLVGAHAVIWTTTPWTIPVNQALSYGPEIEYALVEPMFMGGTEAVWEHLLHLPQFKGWFSKPLVIAAELVDSFKKRVDAVLKSVDLSAFDSPRVDFDFEWGPETIFKGAKLEGAVARHPMHKLGGFFAKPRPFLPGDFVTTDAGTGLVHMAPDHGEDDFLLCKAHGIDPVFAVDGAGMYRPDWLWLGGQGSVINKKFVASDGPICTDLREAGALLAASDDFAHSYPHSWRSKAKVIFRATPQWFIPMDEIKQDLAVAEPVDLGADVGFAPMLGHGVGNAPTLREIALDAIERTRWIPARSQNRIRSMVEQRPDWVISRQRAWGVPIALYVSRATGDYLNDPAVNARIVAAFKAGGADAWFSADHQALLGEKYRAGDYEVITDILDVWFDSGSTHAFVIEQRYGEGVRANLYLEGSDQHRGWFQSSLLESAGTRGRAPYDAVLTHGFALDGQGKKMSKSLKNVVDPLKIIDESGADILRMWAASTDYFDDVKIGKEVLGTASDAYRKLRNTFRYLLGALDGFSDAEKVDTRHMPELELYVLHLLGRLDVELKAAAENFEFNRYLRLLTDFAQEDLSAFFFDIRKDSLYCDAPDDARRRAYRTVLDILFHALVRYAAPIICFTAEEVWQARFPDDAGSVHFLEWPVLPALPGDDAVATVWADVRTLRAQVTEAIEPLRRDKIVRSSLEAEVTVPKSPLSNEALAELFIVAKVTTGDSVSVTRTAFHKCGRCWRHLPDVAEDGALDDRCAKVVSE, via the coding sequence ATGACCGAAGCATCCGACACGCAGCGCGACTATCGCGACACCGTCTTCCTCCCGAAGACCGATTTCCCCATGAAGGCAGGCCTCGCCCAGAAGGAGCCCGCCATTCTGGAGCGCTGGGCGAAGCTCGGCCTGTACGATCGCCTCCGCGAGCAGCGCAAGGGACGCGAGCGCTTCATCCTGCATGACGGCCCGCCCTACGCCAATGGCGACATCCATATGGGCCATGCGATGAACAAGGTGCTGAAGGACATCATCGTCCGCAGCCAGTCCCTGCTCGGCAAGGACGCGCCCTATGTGCCCGGCTGGGATTGCCATGGCCTGCCGATCGAATGGAAGGTCGAGGAAGCCTATCGCGCCAAGAAGCTCGACAAGGATCAGGTGCCGGTCGCCCAGTTCCGCGCCGAATGCCGCGCCTATGCCGAAAAATGGGTCGCGGTGCAGCGCGTCCAGTTCGAGCGGCTCGGGGTGATGGGCGACTGGGAGGACCCGTACCTCACCATGAAGTTCGACGCCGAGGCGGCGATCGTCAACGAGCTGCTCAAGTTCGCCGAGAGCGGCCAGCTCTATCGCGGCGCGAAGCCGGTGATGTGGTCGCCCGTGGAGAAGACCGCGCTGGCCGAGGCCGAGGTGGAATATGAAGATGTGGTGTCGACCCAGATCGACGTCGCGTTCGAGATCACCGAAGCACCGAACGCGCCTCAGCTGGTCGGTGCTCATGCGGTGATCTGGACGACCACGCCGTGGACGATCCCGGTGAACCAGGCGCTGAGCTATGGGCCTGAGATCGAGTACGCTCTCGTCGAGCCGATGTTTATGGGCGGGACGGAGGCCGTCTGGGAGCATCTGCTTCACCTCCCGCAGTTCAAGGGCTGGTTTTCCAAGCCACTGGTTATTGCTGCCGAGCTAGTCGATTCATTCAAGAAGCGAGTCGATGCGGTGTTGAAGTCTGTCGACCTCAGCGCATTTGACTCGCCTCGCGTCGACTTCGACTTCGAGTGGGGCCCGGAAACGATTTTCAAAGGCGCGAAGCTGGAAGGCGCCGTAGCCCGACACCCGATGCACAAGCTCGGCGGTTTCTTCGCCAAACCGCGTCCGTTCCTGCCTGGCGACTTCGTCACCACCGACGCCGGTACAGGCCTGGTCCATATGGCCCCGGACCATGGCGAGGACGATTTCCTGCTGTGCAAGGCGCACGGCATCGATCCGGTCTTCGCGGTCGATGGCGCGGGCATGTACCGGCCCGACTGGCTGTGGCTGGGCGGGCAGGGCAGCGTCATCAACAAGAAGTTCGTCGCGTCGGACGGGCCGATCTGCACGGACCTGCGCGAGGCGGGCGCCTTGCTCGCCGCGTCGGACGATTTCGCGCACAGCTATCCGCATAGCTGGCGGTCGAAGGCGAAGGTGATCTTCCGCGCGACGCCGCAATGGTTCATCCCGATGGACGAGATCAAGCAGGACCTCGCCGTGGCCGAGCCGGTCGACCTTGGTGCCGATGTCGGTTTCGCGCCGATGCTCGGTCACGGTGTCGGCAATGCGCCGACCTTGCGTGAGATCGCGCTCGACGCGATCGAGCGGACCCGCTGGATCCCGGCGCGCAGCCAGAACCGCATCCGCTCGATGGTCGAGCAGCGCCCCGACTGGGTGATCAGCCGCCAGCGCGCCTGGGGCGTGCCGATCGCGCTCTATGTCAGCCGTGCGACCGGTGACTATCTCAACGATCCGGCGGTCAATGCCCGCATCGTCGCGGCGTTCAAGGCGGGCGGGGCTGACGCGTGGTTCTCGGCCGACCATCAGGCTTTGCTCGGCGAGAAATACCGCGCCGGGGATTATGAGGTCATCACCGACATCCTCGACGTGTGGTTCGATTCGGGATCGACCCATGCGTTCGTGATCGAGCAGCGCTATGGCGAGGGCGTTCGCGCCAATCTCTATCTCGAAGGGTCCGACCAGCATCGCGGCTGGTTCCAGTCGTCGCTGCTCGAAAGCGCCGGCACGCGCGGCCGTGCGCCCTATGATGCCGTGCTGACTCATGGCTTCGCCCTGGACGGGCAGGGCAAGAAGATGTCGAAGAGTCTCAAGAACGTCGTCGATCCGCTCAAGATCATCGACGAATCCGGTGCCGACATCCTGCGCATGTGGGCTGCCTCGACCGACTATTTCGACGATGTGAAGATCGGCAAGGAAGTGCTCGGCACGGCGTCCGATGCCTATCGCAAGCTGCGCAACACCTTCCGCTACCTGCTCGGTGCGCTCGACGGGTTCAGCGACGCGGAGAAGGTCGATACGCGGCACATGCCCGAGCTGGAGCTGTACGTGCTTCACCTGCTCGGGCGGCTCGATGTAGAGCTGAAGGCGGCGGCGGAGAATTTCGAGTTCAATCGCTATCTGCGGCTGCTCACGGATTTCGCGCAGGAAGACCTGTCGGCCTTCTTCTTCGATATCCGCAAGGACAGCCTTTATTGCGACGCGCCGGACGACGCCAGGCGCCGCGCCTATCGCACCGTGCTCGACATCCTGTTCCACGCGCTGGTCCGCTATGCCGCGCCGATCATCTGTTTCACGGCGGAAGAAGTGTGGCAGGCGCGCTTCCCCGATGACGCGGGCTCGGTCCATTTCCTCGAATGGCCCGTGTTGCCCGCGCTGCCGGGTGACGACGCGGTCGCGACCGTCTGGGCCGATGTACGGACGCTGCGTGCGCAGGTGACCGAGGCGATCGAGCCGTTGCGCCGTGACAAGATCGTGCGGTCCAGCCTCGAGGCGGAGGTGACCGTGCCGAAATCGCCCCTGTCGAACGAGGCGCTGGCCGAACTGTTCATCGTGGCGAAGGTGACGACCGGCGACAGCGTGTCGGTCACCCGTACCGCGTTCCACAAATGCGGCCGTTGCTGGCGCCATCTGCCCGACGTCGCGGAGGATGGCGCGCTGGACGATCGTTGCGCAAAGGTCGTCTCGGAATGA
- a CDS encoding DUF3035 domain-containing protein produces the protein MRKLVSIATGLGLAVLLAGCGHSGMDRARPDEFAVARQAPLVIPPDFSLRPPQPGAARANDVSPNAQALDALFGGKSARSASESATIDAAGSESADPGIRSAVGDPGTAVVDKGSTTRDIVAAPEGDGQDARTATPNP, from the coding sequence ATGCGTAAGTTGGTGTCGATCGCAACCGGGCTCGGCCTGGCCGTCCTGCTCGCCGGTTGCGGCCATAGCGGCATGGACCGTGCCCGCCCCGACGAGTTCGCCGTCGCGCGTCAGGCGCCGCTGGTGATCCCGCCCGATTTCTCGCTGCGCCCGCCCCAGCCCGGCGCCGCGCGCGCCAATGACGTGAGCCCGAACGCCCAGGCGCTCGACGCGCTGTTCGGCGGCAAGTCGGCACGCAGCGCCTCGGAGAGCGCGACGATCGACGCCGCCGGTTCCGAGAGCGCCGATCCGGGTATCCGCTCGGCCGTCGGCGACCCCGGCACCGCCGTGGTCGACAAGGGCTCGACCACGCGCGACATCGTCGCCGCCCCCGAAGGCGACGGCCAGGACGCCCGCACCGCCACGCCGAATCCCTGA
- the metC gene encoding cystathionine beta-lyase, with protein MGCRSLDAKGDGGRVSDKEPKGDATRVVSAGRRAEWTQGIVNPPVWRASTILYDSVAELRAAGGRDTHHRLFYGRRGTPTQWSLADALTELEPGAEATFLYPSGVAAIAAALLSVLSPGDELLLPDTAYDPTRSMGTGLLKRMGIATRFYDPLIGAGIADLIGDATRAIFMESPGSLTFEVQDVPAIVAAAKARGIVTLLDNTWATPLFFPAIERGVDLTILACTKYIVGHSDVMLGSVTAAPGHFARLRDTSFQLGQFASPDDCWLGSRGLRTLAIRLAQHQSSALTIARWLKDQPEVSAVFHPALPDCPGHETFLRDFKGSSGLFSFTLKDATEEARAALIDGLEHFGIGYSWGGFESLALPVDPARYRTATKRHDDGLLVRLQIGIEDPDDLIRDLAAGLERFRATLA; from the coding sequence GATCGTCAACCCGCCGGTGTGGCGGGCCTCGACGATCCTCTACGATTCGGTCGCCGAACTGCGCGCGGCCGGTGGGCGCGACACGCATCACCGGCTGTTCTACGGCCGGCGCGGCACGCCGACTCAATGGTCGCTGGCCGACGCGCTGACCGAGCTCGAGCCGGGGGCGGAGGCAACGTTCCTCTACCCTTCCGGCGTCGCGGCGATCGCGGCGGCTCTGCTGTCGGTGCTGTCGCCGGGCGACGAACTGCTGCTGCCCGACACCGCCTATGATCCCACCCGCTCGATGGGGACCGGGCTGCTCAAGCGGATGGGCATCGCCACGCGCTTCTACGATCCGCTGATCGGCGCCGGCATCGCCGACCTGATCGGCGATGCCACGCGCGCCATCTTCATGGAAAGTCCGGGCAGCCTGACCTTCGAGGTGCAGGATGTCCCGGCAATCGTCGCCGCCGCCAAGGCGCGCGGGATCGTCACCCTGCTCGACAATACCTGGGCAACGCCCCTGTTCTTCCCCGCGATCGAGCGCGGTGTCGACCTGACCATCCTTGCCTGCACCAAATATATCGTCGGCCATTCGGACGTGATGCTCGGATCGGTCACCGCCGCACCGGGTCATTTCGCCCGGCTGCGCGACACGAGCTTCCAGCTCGGCCAGTTCGCCAGCCCTGACGATTGCTGGCTCGGCTCGCGCGGCCTGCGAACGCTGGCGATCCGCCTCGCCCAGCACCAGTCGAGCGCGCTGACGATCGCCAGGTGGCTGAAGGACCAGCCCGAGGTTTCGGCCGTGTTCCACCCCGCCTTGCCGGACTGCCCCGGCCACGAGACTTTCCTGCGTGATTTCAAGGGATCGTCCGGCTTGTTCTCTTTCACCCTGAAGGACGCGACCGAAGAAGCGCGCGCTGCGCTGATCGACGGACTCGAACATTTCGGCATCGGCTATAGCTGGGGCGGCTTCGAGAGCCTGGCGCTGCCGGTCGATCCCGCGCGCTATCGCACCGCCACGAAACGGCATGACGACGGGCTGCTGGTGCGATTGCAGATCGGCATCGAGGACCCGGACGATTTGATCCGCGATCTCGCAGCGGGACTCGAACGCTTCAGGGCAACGCTCGCGTGA